From the genome of Eublepharis macularius isolate TG4126 chromosome 12, MPM_Emac_v1.0, whole genome shotgun sequence, one region includes:
- the SULT2A1 gene encoding sulfotransferase 2A1 isoform X2 yields the protein MTEILSLILSGGDPAWNQSVLNSLRAPWFSTQLGLETAHDSPSPRLLTCHLPIQIFPKAFFTSKAKVVYTSRDPRDIVVSYYYFTKMCTTYEDPKSFNQFLDSFLSGDVPHGSWFDHIKGWMELEGRSNIFFISYEELKQNLRGTVERLCHFLGKELDDAAITSVVENTSFQAMRRNKMCNSTMLPKELMDQEKGTFLRKGICGDWKNHFTVAQSEYFDRVYQEKMQGLNRIFPWEQTGLVKSS from the exons ATGACTGAGATTCTCAGCCTGATCCTCAGTGGAGGAGACCCTGCCTGGAATCAAAGTGTTCTCAACTCTCTCCGCGCTCCTTGGTTCAGCACTCAGCTCGGCCTGGAGACAGCACATGATAGCCCATCTCCACGCCTGCTCACCTGCCATCTCCCCATCCAGATCTTCCCCAAAGCTTTCTTCACCTCCAAGGCCAAG GTGGTATATACCTCACGGGACCCACGGGATATTGTGGTCTCCTACTATTACTTCACCAAGATGTGCACCACTTATGAGGATCCCAAATCCTTCAACCAGTTCCTGGACAGTTTTCTGAGTGGAGATG TGCCTCATGGATCCTGGTTCGACCACATCAAAGGCTGGATGGAGCTGGAAGGCAGAAGCAATATCTTCTTCATCAGCTATGAGGAGCTGAAGCAG AACCTGCGAGGTACCGTGGAACgcctttgccattttctggggaaagagctgGACGATGCAGCCATCACCTCGGTGGTGGAGAACACCTCCTTCCAAGCCATGCGGAGGAATAAGATGTGCAACTCTACAATGCTGCCCAAGGAGCTCATGGACCAAGAGAAGGGGACTTTCCTCAGGAAAG GCATCTGTGGGGACTGGAAGAATCATTTTACTGTGGCACAGTCTGAGTACTTTGACAGGGTGTACCAGGAGAAGATGCAGGGACTGAATAGAATCTTTCCTTGGGAACAAACTGGACTGGTAAAAAGCTCTTAA
- the LOC129340108 gene encoding zinc finger protein 501-like, giving the protein MVDIPPSLSTDPHFSLSHRPENGSEGSEPPLSLGDWSDSEKEPDSGGSSPGRSRKTSFLCVPSQNKNVTTQAAKEKMAKVHLFWLSRCKAQPCQKPESESHKAETLVANSGEAGPSQGRQLPLQAAPEKEFMEKHQEAEEKQESPEDIVQLIDEHGVYSCAKLVPTPEPERLSPYPQQLLERSSQVGEDFEIREVIVDEKPFQCAVCAKAFKRAWELFSHEVVHNEERPFRCQLCQASFKRHSDYKSHALVHTEERPHRCELCGKRFKRASNLAEHRRIHSGERPHRCAACAKRFKTPYELQRHALTHCSERPFACVACGKGFAAAGALLLHQRQHCDDKPHVCGVCGKRFAYGHSLRVHERVHTGDRPFSCALCGKAFKQSNALASHERVHTGERPFACPTCGKAFKQSSYLAIHARSHTGERPYACGACGKAFTRPSLLLQHQRVHSTERPHRCQHCGKLFKDLAYLAVHEKVHTGETPYKCLVCQKGFAHPSNLLQHQRIHRDR; this is encoded by the exons ATGGTGGACATTCCTCCTTCTCTCAGTACTgatccacatttctcactgagccACAGGCCCGAGAATGGCTCTGAGGGATCAGAACCACCCCTATCCCTGGGAGACTGGAGCGACAGTGAGAAGGAGCCGGACTCTGGTGGAAGCTCTCCAGGCCGCTCTAGGAAGACCTCCTTTCTCTGTGTCCCCTCCCAAAACAAGAATGTCACCACCCAGGCTGCAAAAGAGAAGATGGCCAAAGTGCATCTCTTCTGGCTATCCCGCTGCAAAGCCCAGCCATGTCAGAAGCCGGAGTCTGAGTCCCACAAGGCAGAGACACTTGTGGCGAATTCGGGAGAAGCAGGGCCTTCTCAGGGGAGGCAACTTCCGTTGCAGGCTGCCCCTGAGAAGGAGTTCATGGAGAAGCATCAGGAGGCAGAGGAGAAACAGGAAAGCCCAGAGGACATTGTGCAGCTGATAGATGAGCATGGCGTCTATTCCTGTGCCAAGCTGGTCCCTACCCCAGAACCAGAACGCCTTTCTCCCTACCCACAGCAGCTTTTGGAGCGCAGCAGCCAGGTGGGGGAGGACTTTGAGATCCGGGAGGTGATTGTGGACGAGAAGCCATTCCAGTGTGCTGTCTGTGCCAAGGCCTTCAAACGGGCCTGGGAGCTCTTCAGCCATGAGGTGGTCCACAATGAGGAACGCCCATTCCGTTGCCAGCTATGCCAG gcctcATTCAAACGACACTCTGACTACAAGAGCCATGCTCTTGTGCACACAGAAGAGCGGCCTCATCGCTGTGAGCTGTGTGGGAAGCGTTTCAAGCGAGCCTCCAACCTAGCGGAGCACCGCCGCATTCACTCGGGCGAGCGGCCCCACCGCTGTGCTGCCTGCGCCAAACGTTTCAAGACGCCCTATGAGTTGCAGCGGCATGCACTCACGCACTGTTCTGAGCGCCCCTTTGCCTGTGTGGCTTGCGGGAAGGGTTTTGCAGCAGCAGGGGCCCTCCTCTTGCACCAGCGGCAGCACTGTGACGACAAGCCCCACGTCTGTGGCGTGTGCGGCAAGCGTTTCGCTTACGGACACAGCCTGCGGGTCCATGAACGGGTGCACACGGGTGACCGACCCTTTTCCTGTGCCCTCTGTGGCAAAGCTTTCAAGCAGTCCAATGCCTTGGCCTCGCATGAGCGTGTACACACTGGAGAGAGGCCCTTTGCCTGTCCGACTTGCGGCAAAGCTTTCAAGCAGTCGTCATACTTGGCGATCCATGCACGCTCACACACCGGTGAGCGCCCCTATGCCTGTGGAGCATGCGGCAAAGCCTTCACCCGGCCCTCACTCCTCCTGCAGCATCAGCGGGTCCACAGCACCGAGCGGCCCCACCGATGCCAGCACTGTGGCAAGCTTTTCAAAGACCTGGCCTACCTGGCCGTGCATGAGAAGGTACACACAGGCGAGACCCCCTACAAGTGCCTAGTCTGTCAGAAGGGCTTTGCACACCCATCAAACCTGCTGCAGCACCAGCGGATACACCGGGACAGATAG
- the SULT2A1 gene encoding sulfotransferase 2A1 isoform X1, whose amino-acid sequence MTVQYVQYKGIKFPPGYNSVESLSFAENKFEVQDDDIFNVTYPKSGTVWMTEILSLILSGGDPAWNQSVLNSLRAPWFSTQLGLETAHDSPSPRLLTCHLPIQIFPKAFFTSKAKVVYTSRDPRDIVVSYYYFTKMCTTYEDPKSFNQFLDSFLSGDVPHGSWFDHIKGWMELEGRSNIFFISYEELKQNLRGTVERLCHFLGKELDDAAITSVVENTSFQAMRRNKMCNSTMLPKELMDQEKGTFLRKGICGDWKNHFTVAQSEYFDRVYQEKMQGLNRIFPWEQTGLVKSS is encoded by the exons ATGACTGTCCAGTATGTCCAATATAAGGGGATAAAGTTTCCCCCGGGATATAACTCTGTGGAGAGTCTTTCCTTTGCTGAGAACAAATTTGAAGTGCAAGATGATGATATCTTCAACGTCACTTATCCTAAATCCG GAACAGTGTGGATGACTGAGATTCTCAGCCTGATCCTCAGTGGAGGAGACCCTGCCTGGAATCAAAGTGTTCTCAACTCTCTCCGCGCTCCTTGGTTCAGCACTCAGCTCGGCCTGGAGACAGCACATGATAGCCCATCTCCACGCCTGCTCACCTGCCATCTCCCCATCCAGATCTTCCCCAAAGCTTTCTTCACCTCCAAGGCCAAG GTGGTATATACCTCACGGGACCCACGGGATATTGTGGTCTCCTACTATTACTTCACCAAGATGTGCACCACTTATGAGGATCCCAAATCCTTCAACCAGTTCCTGGACAGTTTTCTGAGTGGAGATG TGCCTCATGGATCCTGGTTCGACCACATCAAAGGCTGGATGGAGCTGGAAGGCAGAAGCAATATCTTCTTCATCAGCTATGAGGAGCTGAAGCAG AACCTGCGAGGTACCGTGGAACgcctttgccattttctggggaaagagctgGACGATGCAGCCATCACCTCGGTGGTGGAGAACACCTCCTTCCAAGCCATGCGGAGGAATAAGATGTGCAACTCTACAATGCTGCCCAAGGAGCTCATGGACCAAGAGAAGGGGACTTTCCTCAGGAAAG GCATCTGTGGGGACTGGAAGAATCATTTTACTGTGGCACAGTCTGAGTACTTTGACAGGGTGTACCAGGAGAAGATGCAGGGACTGAATAGAATCTTTCCTTGGGAACAAACTGGACTGGTAAAAAGCTCTTAA